In Syntrophus gentianae, a single window of DNA contains:
- a CDS encoding Zn-ribbon domain-containing OB-fold protein has product MSITEGKYAASMDMWPLQGKQFTRIYPFFDNLKEGRLTTTKCKDCGTLSFPPRGVICPQCLSENLEWVDLPTRGKALSVTYEEVGVPIGFETPLVHAMIDLGGVMTLFSRIKDCPMGALNVGDEVKLVVFPVDPLPFDGKKGEDNVIQRVFFCFEKA; this is encoded by the coding sequence ATGAGTATCACAGAAGGAAAATATGCAGCTTCGATGGATATGTGGCCTCTGCAGGGCAAGCAGTTCACCCGGATCTACCCCTTTTTCGATAACCTGAAGGAAGGGAGACTGACGACCACCAAGTGCAAAGACTGTGGGACCCTGTCGTTCCCCCCCCGCGGCGTGATCTGTCCGCAATGTTTATCGGAGAACCTGGAATGGGTTGATCTCCCCACCCGGGGCAAGGCCCTCAGTGTGACTTATGAAGAAGTGGGCGTGCCGATCGGGTTTGAAACGCCGCTGGTCCACGCAATGATTGATCTCGGCGGTGTGATGACCCTTTTCAGCCGGATCAAGGACTGTCCGATGGGGGCGTTGAATGTAGGAGATGAAGTGAAACTGGTGGTCTTCCCGGTAGACCCGCTTCCCTTCGACGGCAAAAAAGGTGAAGACAACGTGATCCAGAGAGTCTTTTTCTGCTTTGAAAAGGCCTGA
- a CDS encoding acyl-CoA dehydrogenase family protein, which yields MDFELDQELLALKESVQKLVQEKVAPRAGELDEIGGYPWDIKEAFAENRILAIPFPSEYGGTGGKALPMAIAVEEISKASCSVAMMLSGQCLGSAAITIAGTEEQKQQFLPDLAKGKTLAAYGLTEPDAGSDVASLQTTAVRDGDDYVVTGSKRFITYGDIADVMTLFVKTVDPATKEKKVSCLVAERGTGWIVSKLEHKIGIKGSTTTELFLDELRVPVKNLLGKEGDGFKIAMQVLDKTRTSIAAQAVGMAQGALDCAVQFAREHLQNGKPIGRKQGIQMKLADMEMKTEAARFLTYMAADKYDRHDPDRGRYSACAKAYASDLAMEVIGGAIQVLGEYGYTKKYPVERMFRDAKVQQIYEGTNEIQRIVIARSLLGKGF from the coding sequence TTGGACTTTGAGCTTGATCAAGAGCTATTAGCGCTTAAGGAATCCGTGCAGAAGCTGGTGCAGGAAAAAGTGGCGCCACGGGCTGGGGAACTCGATGAAATCGGTGGCTATCCCTGGGATATCAAGGAAGCCTTCGCGGAAAACAGGATACTGGCCATACCTTTTCCTTCAGAGTATGGTGGGACTGGTGGAAAGGCCCTTCCCATGGCGATCGCTGTGGAAGAAATATCCAAAGCAAGTTGCTCCGTGGCCATGATGCTGAGCGGTCAGTGTCTTGGCTCGGCGGCAATCACGATTGCCGGGACGGAAGAACAGAAACAGCAGTTTCTGCCTGACCTAGCGAAGGGTAAAACCTTGGCTGCCTATGGGCTCACCGAGCCTGACGCCGGGTCGGACGTGGCAAGCCTGCAGACCACGGCCGTGCGGGATGGGGATGATTACGTGGTCACCGGATCCAAACGATTTATTACCTATGGGGATATCGCTGACGTGATGACCCTCTTTGTGAAGACCGTGGATCCAGCGACCAAGGAAAAGAAGGTGTCCTGTCTCGTGGCGGAGAGGGGGACGGGCTGGATTGTCAGCAAGTTGGAACATAAAATAGGGATTAAAGGTTCGACAACGACGGAGTTGTTCCTCGATGAGCTTCGGGTCCCTGTAAAAAACCTGTTGGGTAAGGAAGGAGACGGGTTTAAGATCGCCATGCAGGTCCTTGACAAAACGAGAACCAGCATTGCGGCGCAGGCCGTTGGTATGGCGCAGGGCGCCCTTGACTGTGCGGTGCAGTTCGCCCGTGAGCATCTGCAGAACGGCAAACCGATCGGCAGAAAGCAGGGAATCCAGATGAAGCTGGCCGATATGGAGATGAAAACGGAGGCCGCCCGTTTCCTGACCTACATGGCTGCGGACAAATATGACCGGCATGATCCGGACCGGGGCAGGTATTCCGCCTGCGCCAAGGCCTATGCCTCCGATCTCGCCATGGAGGTGATCGGCGGCGCGATCCAGGTACTGGGGGAATATGGCTATACCAAGAAGTACCCGGTGGAGCGAATGTTCCGGGATGCCAAGGTTCAGCAGATTTACGAAGGAACAAACGAGATCCAGCGGATCGTCATTGCCCGCAGTCTCTTGGGCAAGGGTTTTTAA